One Stenotrophomonas sp. SAU14A_NAIMI4_5 DNA segment encodes these proteins:
- a CDS encoding DUF418 domain-containing protein yields the protein MTHLPAGCPVNAASLSLQPVASGERIAVLDVLRGVALLGILLMNIEALSGPLDLAFTGIDTRWHGLDYAADAFVYIFVQGKFFTLFSLLFGAGFAVMAQRAQAAGREFAPFYLRRSLGLALIGLCHALLVWSGDILVMYALVSLPLLACREAPRSWLPWMGIVVYLAGVSMMLLIGAMVTISPPQDLQKMLVDAQQAIDQQRLVYGQGSWMQGNVQRLQEFGSSLGALVITGPEVLGMFLIGSWFAASGALTEPERFPRLYASLRWVALPLGLLVTLGGVLWKPYLAPGEYSFETTAVMSLVSVGAVPMCLGYLAWIVHWRARLGWLAPAGRMALTHYLAQSLVCTWLFNHYGLGWFDLMPRAWQLVFALLLFALQVGISQLWLRRFRFGPMEWLWRAMTYLRWPPMRRERGHG from the coding sequence ATGACGCACCTGCCTGCCGGATGCCCCGTGAACGCCGCTTCCCTTTCCCTGCAGCCGGTAGCTTCCGGCGAACGCATCGCGGTGCTGGACGTGCTGCGCGGGGTGGCCCTGCTGGGCATCCTGCTGATGAACATCGAGGCCCTCAGCGGACCGCTGGATCTGGCCTTCACCGGCATCGACACGCGCTGGCACGGGCTGGATTACGCGGCCGACGCCTTCGTCTACATCTTCGTGCAGGGCAAGTTCTTCACCCTGTTCTCGCTGCTGTTCGGTGCCGGCTTTGCGGTCATGGCGCAACGTGCGCAGGCGGCCGGGCGTGAATTCGCGCCGTTCTACCTGCGGCGCAGCCTGGGCCTGGCGCTGATCGGCCTGTGCCACGCGCTGCTGGTCTGGTCCGGCGACATCCTGGTGATGTACGCGCTGGTGTCGCTGCCTCTGCTGGCCTGCCGCGAAGCGCCGCGCAGCTGGCTGCCGTGGATGGGCATCGTGGTCTACCTGGCCGGCGTGTCGATGATGCTGCTGATCGGCGCGATGGTGACGATCTCGCCGCCGCAGGACCTGCAAAAGATGCTGGTGGACGCGCAGCAGGCCATCGACCAGCAGCGCCTGGTGTACGGGCAGGGCTCGTGGATGCAGGGCAACGTGCAGCGGCTGCAGGAGTTCGGCAGCTCGCTGGGCGCGCTGGTGATCACCGGGCCGGAAGTGCTGGGCATGTTCCTGATCGGCAGCTGGTTCGCCGCCAGTGGTGCGTTGACCGAGCCGGAGCGCTTCCCGCGGCTGTATGCCAGCCTGCGCTGGGTCGCGCTGCCGCTGGGCCTGCTGGTTACTCTGGGCGGGGTACTGTGGAAGCCGTACCTGGCGCCAGGCGAATACAGCTTTGAAACCACCGCGGTGATGTCGCTGGTGTCGGTCGGCGCGGTGCCGATGTGCCTGGGCTATCTGGCGTGGATCGTGCACTGGCGCGCGCGGCTGGGCTGGCTGGCACCGGCGGGGCGCATGGCGCTGACCCACTACCTGGCGCAGTCGCTGGTCTGCACCTGGCTGTTCAACCACTACGGGCTGGGCTGGTTCGACCTGATGCCGCGCGCATGGCAGCTGGTGTTCGCATTGCTGCTGTTCGCGCTGCAGGTGGGCATCTCGCAGCTGTGGCTGCGGCGCTTCCGCTTCGGCCCGATGGAATGGCTGTGGCGTGCGATGACCTACCTGCGATGGCCGCCGATGCGCCGCGAACGCGGGCACGGGTGA
- a CDS encoding peptidylprolyl isomerase: MKIEKDRVVRFHYTVSEVGQAPIESSKDRGEPLSILIGHGNIIPGLENAMMDKEAGATFDVDVSAADAYGERREGLSQRVPKKHFGTAKLVPGQQVVLQTNFGPRAVTVQKVGMSVVDVDLNHPMAGKDLHFDVEIVEVREAAKEEIDHGHVHGDGGHQH, translated from the coding sequence ATGAAGATCGAAAAAGACCGCGTTGTCCGCTTCCACTACACCGTCTCCGAGGTCGGCCAGGCGCCGATCGAATCGTCCAAGGACCGCGGTGAGCCGCTGTCGATCCTGATCGGCCACGGCAACATCATCCCGGGCCTGGAAAACGCCATGATGGACAAGGAAGCCGGCGCGACCTTCGACGTCGACGTCTCGGCGGCCGATGCCTACGGCGAGCGCCGCGAAGGCCTGTCCCAGCGCGTGCCGAAGAAGCACTTCGGTACCGCCAAGCTGGTCCCGGGCCAGCAGGTCGTGCTGCAGACCAACTTCGGCCCGCGCGCGGTCACCGTGCAGAAGGTCGGCATGAGCGTGGTCGACGTCGACCTGAACCACCCGATGGCCGGCAAGGACCTGCATTTCGACGTCGAGATCGTTGAAGTGCGCGAAGCCGCCAAGGAAGAAATCGACCACGGCCACGTCCATGGCGACGGTGGTCACCAGCACTGA